A region from the Triticum aestivum cultivar Chinese Spring chromosome 3D, IWGSC CS RefSeq v2.1, whole genome shotgun sequence genome encodes:
- the LOC123074534 gene encoding ervatamin-B, protein MAPIPSLRCLCGALLLLVFVVAAVVVDATVPSLSLAARHERWMAKFGRAYTDADEKLRRREVFAANVRHVDAVNRAGNLTYTLGLNQFSDLTDDEFLETHLGYRHQLRPEGNTTLAAVNVSKAAAPRSGQFQYMPDSVDWRAQGAVTQVKNQRFCGSCWAFAAVAATEGLVKIGTGNLISMSEQQVLDCTGGANTCSGGDINAALRYVAASGGLQPEAAYAYSGQQGACRSGGVRPNSAASVGAPRWARLYGDEGPLQELAASQPVAVALEATDPDFRHYRSGVYAGSSSCGQRLNHAVTVVGYGADGGGQEYWVLKNQWGTGWGEGGYMRIARGNGANCGIATYAYYPTMDS, encoded by the exons ATGGCCCCGATTCCCAGCCTGCGCTGCCTCTGTGGCGCACTGCTTCTGCTCGTGTTCGTGGTTGCCGCTGTCGTTGTCGACGCCACGGTGCCCTCCCTGTCCCTGGCCGCCAGGCACGAGCGGTGGatggccaagttcgggcgcgcctacACGGACGCCGACGAGAAATTGCGCCGGCGGGAGGTGTTCGCGGCCAACGTGCGGCACGTTGATGCTGTCAACCGGGCGGGCAACCTGACGTACACGCTCGGGCTCAACCAGTTCTCCGACCTCACTGACGACGAGTTCCTGGAGACGCACCTCGGGTACCGTCACCAGCTTCGTCCTGAGGGCAACACGACGCTGGCAGCGGTGAACGTGTCCAAGGCTGCCGCTCCGAGGAGTGGCCAGTTCCAGTACATGCCGGACAGCGTGGACTGGAGGGCCCAGGGCGCCGTCACCCAAGTCAAGAACCAACGCTTCTGCG GAAGTTGCTGGGCGTTCGCGGCCGTGGCGGCGACAGAGGGGCTGGTAAAGATTGGCACCGGCAACCTCATCTCCATGTCGGAGCAACAAGTCCTCGACTGCACGGGCGGCGCCAACACCTGCAGCGGCGGGGACATCAACGCCGCACTCCGCTATGTTGCCGCCAGCGGCGGCCTACAGCCGGAGGCGGCCTACGCGTATAGCGGCCAGCAGGGCGCGTGCCGCAGCGGCGGGGTCAGGCCGAATTCGGCCGCCTCCGTCGGCGCCCCGCGGTGGGCGCGCCTATACGGCGACGAGGGCCCGTTGCAGGAGCTCGCGGCCAGCCAGCCGGTGGCCGTGGCCTTGGAGGCCACGGACCCGGACTTCCGGCACTACAGGAGCGGCGTTTACGCCGGCAGCTCGTCGTGCGGGCAGAGGCTGAACCACGCTGTGACGGTGGTCGGATAcggggcggacggcggcgggcAGGAGTACTGGGTGTTGAAGAACCAGTGGGGAACGGGGTGGGGCGAGGGGGGCTACATGCGCATCGCGCGCGGGAACGGCGCCAACTGCGGCATCGCAACCTACGCCTACTACCCGACCATGGACAGCTAG